In the Arachis ipaensis cultivar K30076 chromosome B04, Araip1.1, whole genome shotgun sequence genome, CCAACGTGACTACTTTGGTGCTCATACGTATGAAAGGATCGATATAGAGGGATCGTACCATACCGAATGGTTCAAGCTTGCCAAGCAATCAAAAATTTAGATTACTGTATTTGGACCAATCGGAATTTCTAATAAATGTACTGTTTTGTGCTCAAGACTTTGTGCTGAGCTGAGCATAAATATCTGCTACAATGTGGTGATTTTTTACCCCCGAATTATATATATCCATTTATGAATTGCTTGGATTTTGGTCTTCCAAAGATTCTTGCATCTTTGCTGATCATGCAGTTAGCTTGGTTCAAAATTTTCCATTTCATGGTGCCTTTGTAATTTTCACATTTCAATAAGATGTTCCCTGTTGGAAGTTACTTTTCATTTAACAATTTACTTATTTGGATTTAATCTATGATTTGCTTACAATGTAAAAGAGTTTAGTCAAAATATGTTGAAGATATTATAAAGCAGCGGATCAAAAACTTTTATTGTTTTCATTCTATCCCTGCCTATTTCTTAGTTCTTAGTCAAACATCTTTTGCATATCTGCACCCAACCCCAGATGAAAGTGAATGGTAAAAATTTGTCATTCATTAATTTACGAATCGACAGTGCAATTTTTACTGCCTTCCTTTCTCATTGATCGTcgttttgatatattttttttttatgctttCATAACTCAATGTATGTAGATACATCGTTTTATGAAAGTTAAAAGATATCAAAACAACTATCAACAAGGAATGAAAGGATTACACCTTATTTTTCACTGGTAATGGGAGTTGCATCTTGCATACATTTTGGAAGTTGGAACTTCTCATTGGAGGATGACaaacattttttgttttttgttggtACCTTGCTAAGGTAAGAAAGTAGATGAACAACTTTTGTTTCCCAATTTCTCCACTTAACTCCTTTTGTTAGTTCTGGTTAGAACAAAAGTAACTTATGGAATCTGTTGCTCTTTAAAGAAAACAAAGTACATACTTTTCTTTTACTATATTTGTATCAAAATAACTGTTAATCCATTGAAAAATCAACATATCATGTCTAAATATATTGACTTCTTAATCTACTAATTCGTCCTAACTCCAAATTCCAAATTTACAGTTACTTTGGAACAGAGAGAGTATTAATTTATCTGTTCTTTTCTTAGTTTGAGCCTTGCTATTTGTGAATCTGTTGCATCATTTTCAGGCCCTACCAACCACTACAGGTTTTAAGTCACTCAGTCCCTGTATGAGTTAGCTTTTCTTTCAGGAAAAACAAAACTATGATTTGTTTTTTTCCTTTCATATGTAATAATATCTTCACaccttctttattttctttctttacatcCTTGTCTGTTATCTTTTTGTTGGTATTGACCTACTTGATATTTGTTAAATTTTCTTTGAGATCTTTTATTGCCAATAATATGCTGTATGATTAAGATTGAGAAGCCCTGTAATGGTTTCTAGTGCCAAATTATTTGAGCTCAATAATTGAGAAAAGCCTATGATGGTTTGCTTTTTTTGGCTTAAAGGCATTGGCTCATATCATTTTGCTTCAACAAATAATTTCTTGTCATGACATTTTGTTAAGATCCCTATAAGATAATGAACTCGCGTTGATCGAGTGGTCAACTCACTCGTCCACTTGTAAAAGGTTCAAATTTCGCCTTGTGTATGTAGCAACATATTAGCCAACAACAGACCTTTAAATAAAACTCATATTTGCAGCAGATTAGACTGATTATTCATTAACTTGTCGGATTGGGAGATAttgtataaaattaaaaatttttttacataAGACTACCTATTTTCCATAACACCTAATGAAACTAAGCAGTTCAATCCTAATTCCAGCAAAACTTCCATTAAATTTTCTGTGATTAATCTAATAATAGTGACAGTAATCTAATAATTTACATGCTTTCAATCAAATGGTGACAGATGAATTtgtcatttttttaaataaaaaagatcttcAAAAACATCTCTGATATTAATTTCAGAAAGAAAGTTAATATCACATGGATCATTCAAGAACTTAAAAAATTGGATGCTTActttatatatagatatatatatagaAGTGAGGAGTGTGTGACCTTTTTGTATGATTCTTTTGAAAGTCTATGTGGTGGCATCATGTTTTTATGTCAATCATACAGCCTGAAACTTAGCAATGCCTTGCTGTTGCATCTTCTGtcccattcattcattcattcatttcattcattcattcctTTACATTACAAAGTTTTATTATCACTTTCTCTCTCACACAAACACATTCACAAATTAACATAAAGACCATAACCAACCAAACCACCCCAATGCCCTGTCACTGAAACAAATCATAATACCTTTTTATTGCATAACATAGTTGTCATTCCcatgaaacttttttttttaattataaaaaaaacttaCCCTCTTTCCAGCAAAGCATATGCCCCATTTCATGCCATTTGCAATTTGGAAGCACAAATACCACATGACACACCCCAATTATTATTGCCTAAGTTATTCatagaaaaatatacaattttttcTTTTGAAGTTTTTTCTTCCCTTGTGTTCTTGTTATCCAGAATCTTTTGGCCACATCTCTAACttctttttttaattgtttttaaaAGAAAACAATTATTTTTATGTGTCATTTTTCTTGTTCCTTCTATCTCCCAACTCAATAAGACCTTTACGTATACTAATCAATAAATGTATTTTGAAGTCTTGTGTTGAAGATTCTAGCAGCAGTTAACTttgtatagatttttttttttaaacttctaGCCCtatagttttaaaaattttacattcgtttgattcatgtaaccAACCCTACACAATCGAATAAGAATTAACTGTCATTTTCGTGTCACTTTCTTGATGGATGACATGACATACTCTTCACAGTTGGCATGAACATTTCCATTATTTTCAAACTAATAAGATTCAATAAAAATCTGAAGATGGTGTTACTAAAAAGATTAAACAAAATCTTTCAGGGTTATTCTTATCATACAATATCTCCAATTTGATTATTAACTCTACAAAAAATTCCTGAAATTAACTATTCAACTCAACTCAACTTAAGTTACATTGATTATTAGACTTTATTTATATCTTAAGTAATCACTAACTAATCTTAATAACCAACTAATTCGCCTAGTTATCCTAATCCATAGCATCTATCATTCTTGGAACTCTGATATTTCAAGTTGAAACCATCAATTCTATTGCTGGAAAAGTGTTATCATGTTCTTGAACAACATTAGAAAATGTCCTATTTTCACTACAAATAATAATACTGAAAATCTAAAACTTTATGATAACAAAACTTAAAAATGTTAGAAGATAATATTTTTTGAGGTAGATGTGTGAGTAAGTAACAAATCAAcaaattcaatttttcttttcttcttcttttccataCAAACAAATTCAAATTTTGAGGATGCATGGTTCAATAAAATCCCAGCATNNNNNNNNNNNNNNNNNCatatacaaagaaaaaaaaaagataataataataataaaaaaaaagaatagaatagAATAGAATAAGAATACTCATTTTTTACTTCTGTTGTTGTCAACACGTTTCTTCTCTTGTTTGCTTGAATTCTTCTTCTTGCTtccatggtgatgatgatgatgatcttgATGTTTATCTTTCTTGGAAaatgtgttgttgttgttgttgttgtaatgaATTGGACCAGAGGAAGCATCTGAAGCCATTGAATCATCACTCTCTTCTTCATCAACTTTCTTTCCTTTtctcctattattattattatttttattattactattactaACATAATCATGATTATGATGATGATCATAAACATTCTCAACATTGCTGCACCCAACATCATAATCCTCATCTTCTTGCATTGGAGATTCAATATACATAGTCCAACCAGATTCACTACTGCTACATCCTTCAGCTCCACCACCCCATATTTGTTTATATGAAtccataataataattatatctaaatagaaaaaaaaaatatgaatatgagAAGATAGATAGATAGAACTATAGCATAATAAGAATAATGAAGATAGAACTATAAACTTACATTAATAGATAGAGCTTCAAAAGTTAAAGGGTCCAAAAGGGtggtaatgaaaaaaaaaaaatgtggTAGATGCATAGCACTTTGCTCCAAAAGGCTTAAATTCAAGGGAGGAACCAGGAAGGTTccttataaaaagaaaattataaaaaatgaaaaaaaaaaaaaattgggagCATGAAATAAACAAAAGGAATGTTGGGGCTTGCAGTCTTTGGTCATAAAACGTATCTATAAATAATAATTGTTTTTAACCTCTGTCGTTGTCatgttaattagaaaaataaaatatatttatatcaaaattaaactctctaatttaatttatgagaaAAGAATAAATATGTCCCTGATTTTTTGTGCCGCAGACATTTTTGTtcttgaccattgaaaaatacttttaaattagacatttggacggatcagtctctgacggaggcatttggacggatggactgatccgtccaagttttgtgaagattagaaacttaaaagtatttttcaatggtcaaggaCGAAAATAtccgcgggacaaaaggtcaggaTCTATTTGTCCTATTCTCTTAATTTAATTTTGCATATAATACAGTTGGACATTGCACAAGGTTGACAACTAGAAAAAGAATGTAAAATCATGGTCCTTGAATATGCTATTAATTATAGCAGtgccacttttttttatttttttttatttttaactttgtGTTATGCATGTGTCTATGATTGCATCAAAAAAAATTCTTTGTCTTGTCTATAGTAAACAGGCTAATCTATTTCTTTTTCAAGTACATGTGTTTGTTAATATTAATGTATGTTCTATTCTCTGTatcttaaatataaaaataaataaataaataaaggagtATCTTCTTGGATGAGAAGgttcaagaatcaaaattaaactcatcaaCCTAATGAATTAATTTCATTTTCTTGATCATCACAAAAACAAGAATGCACTTATTCAATTATTCACTAATTTAAACaacacaaatatttttttataatttagttaaaaattaaataattcttttttgtttttaatttaatataatatagaTTGGTTGGTCTACAAACTTTGTGTGTATACATATgttaatgataatgataattaaTATGAATATTATTATATGATGGCAGGTCATTGTTGGTAAAGGGTTGTTGGCTAAACTTTGTTTAGGTGGGATGTGATCATGCTAACCACAAAGTTAGACCACCCTTGAAAAGCCTACTAAGTTTGGCATTTAATCCTATGAGACAGGGAACTAAATTCATCAAAATAAAGCATCTTTTTTTGTCAAATATTTATTATAATCACATGTATGTTAACTTGAGTTGCTAATCTACCATTAATGTATTATATTAATTAGTTCGTATTATTTCTCTGAGTTTTACAAAACCTCTTTGTTTTTAATATCAATTACCGGTTAGTGAATTATTCTGGTGCCTTTTCCTGTAAAAGGATAAATACATTTATTTTATTCAACAACTATATAATTTAATCATAAGTCCTAGCTTGAACATAATTAGGGTAAACTACCAAAATACACCagaattattttattattgatagaaaattttttaaattttattattaacaaaaatattctcaaataattaataaaaatatgtcAAAAATACACCCTTTGTGAACTAAGATGTTTTATATTAACAGAAAAAAAAcatttttatcacattttttaatagtttaaaaatatttgttttaaCAATAAAATTTAGAAGCATTTTTGTCAGCATAAAAATAATTTGGGTATATTTTTTGTGGTTTAGTTTTGATCATAATTCATatggttaagtacgattttggtctctaaaatatagattgaaaattttttttgttcccaacttttttttttgtatataaaatcgtccttaagatttaacttggttttaaaatcgtctttacCCTAAGGACCAAAATCATACGGAGGTGGCAGT is a window encoding:
- the LOC107638169 gene encoding small heat shock protein hspM → MDSYKQIWGGGAEGCSSSESGWTMYIESPMQEDEDYDVGCSNVENVYDHHHNHDYVSNSNNKNNNNNRRKGKKVDEEESDDSMASDASSGPIHYNNNNNNTFSKKDKHQDHHHHHHGSKKKNSSKQEKKRVDNNRSKK